A genomic segment from Gemmatimonadota bacterium encodes:
- the ilvN gene encoding acetolactate synthase small subunit, producing the protein MARHTISMVVENRFGVLARISGLFSGRGFNIDSIAVGEAAEPGTARMTIVTQGDEMIIEQIIKQLNRLVDVIRVVDLTGENFINRELALIKVNASQATRQELVQIADIFKAKIVDINQKTIMLEATGNEDKIDAIITMVRPFGVREIARTGRVALARESTSKDTPSPEAPQPVWERERKQITADLA; encoded by the coding sequence ATGGCACGCCATACCATATCCATGGTGGTCGAGAACCGGTTCGGGGTCCTGGCCCGCATTTCCGGGCTGTTCAGCGGCCGGGGTTTCAACATCGACAGCATCGCCGTCGGCGAAGCCGCGGAGCCCGGCACGGCGCGCATGACCATCGTCACGCAGGGCGACGAGATGATCATCGAACAGATCATCAAGCAATTGAACCGCCTGGTGGACGTGATCCGGGTCGTGGATCTCACCGGAGAGAACTTCATCAACCGCGAACTCGCCCTCATCAAGGTGAACGCCAGCCAGGCCACGCGACAGGAACTCGTGCAGATCGCCGATATCTTCAAGGCGAAGATCGTCGACATCAACCAGAAGACGATCATGCTGGAAGCCACGGGCAACGAGGACAAGATCGACGCCATCATCACCATGGTGCGGCCCTTCGGCGTGCGGGAGATCGCCCGGACCGGCCGGGTGGCGCTGGCCCGCGAATCGACCAGCAAGGACACCCCGTCACCGGAAGCCCCGCAGCCCGTCTGGGAGCGGGAACGCAAGCAGATCACCGCCGACCTGGCCTGA
- the ilvB gene encoding biosynthetic-type acetolactate synthase large subunit yields the protein MKLSGAEIVIECLKKEGVDIVFGYPGGVVIPTYDVIQRTTDLRHILVRHEQGATHMADGYARATGKPGVVLVSSGPGATNTVTGIATAYMDSIPMIVITGQVPVHLIGNDAFQESDTVGITRPITKHNFLIKETEDIAQVFAEAFHIATTGRPGPVLIDVPKDVQIGEAEFSYPERPDIRGYKPRTEGHPKQIRKAAEMLTSARKPVIYVGGGAIISEASEEIRTLARKLNAPVTTTLMGLGAYPENDPLSLKMLGMHGTWYANTAVMMCDLLVCIGARFDDRVTGKLEEFSPNSKKIHIDIDPSSLNKNVRVDLPIVGDVKRVLQQLVPLVERADTAEWLQQIEEWKRDHPLTYANTIGLHEEGLEGVDRETVEKDTDQFPLCAQYAIERIGQLTKGEAYVVTDVGQHQMWAAQWYGFSNPRSMITSGGLGTMGFGLPAAIGAQFAYPDREVIVFSGDGSIQMNIQEMATAVACGLPIKIVLLNNGYLGMVRQWQELFYAQRYSEVDLRDSNPDFVKLAEAYGAVGIRVFKDEEVEGAWLEASKVKDRPVMLDMVIAEEGNVYPMIPAGAASHEMIEE from the coding sequence ATGAAACTGTCGGGTGCTGAAATAGTCATAGAGTGTCTGAAGAAAGAGGGAGTCGATATCGTCTTCGGGTATCCCGGCGGCGTAGTGATCCCGACTTATGACGTCATTCAGCGCACCACCGACCTGAGGCACATCCTCGTACGCCACGAGCAAGGCGCGACTCACATGGCCGACGGCTATGCGCGGGCGACCGGCAAGCCCGGTGTGGTCCTCGTCTCCTCCGGCCCGGGCGCAACCAATACGGTCACCGGCATCGCGACCGCGTACATGGATTCGATCCCGATGATCGTGATCACGGGCCAGGTACCGGTGCACCTGATCGGAAACGACGCCTTTCAGGAATCGGATACCGTGGGCATCACGCGTCCGATCACGAAGCACAATTTCCTGATCAAGGAAACCGAAGATATCGCGCAGGTTTTCGCCGAGGCGTTCCATATCGCGACGACCGGCCGGCCCGGCCCCGTCCTGATCGACGTGCCCAAGGACGTCCAGATTGGGGAAGCGGAGTTCTCTTACCCGGAACGGCCGGACATCCGCGGGTACAAGCCCCGGACCGAGGGACATCCGAAGCAGATCCGCAAGGCGGCGGAAATGCTCACCTCGGCCAGGAAGCCGGTGATTTACGTAGGCGGCGGCGCGATCATCTCGGAGGCGTCGGAGGAAATCCGCACGCTGGCCCGCAAGCTCAACGCGCCGGTGACGACCACGCTGATGGGACTCGGCGCCTACCCGGAGAACGATCCCCTTTCGCTCAAGATGCTCGGCATGCACGGCACCTGGTACGCGAACACGGCCGTGATGATGTGCGACCTCCTGGTCTGCATCGGCGCCCGGTTCGACGACCGGGTGACCGGCAAGCTGGAGGAGTTTTCGCCCAATTCGAAGAAGATCCACATCGACATCGATCCGTCGTCCCTCAACAAGAACGTGCGGGTGGACCTCCCCATCGTGGGCGACGTGAAGCGGGTGCTGCAGCAGTTGGTTCCCCTGGTGGAGCGGGCCGATACGGCCGAATGGCTCCAGCAGATCGAGGAATGGAAGCGGGACCACCCGCTGACCTACGCCAACACGATAGGGCTCCACGAGGAAGGCCTGGAGGGTGTAGACCGGGAGACCGTCGAGAAGGATACGGATCAATTCCCGCTTTGCGCCCAGTACGCCATCGAGCGGATCGGGCAGCTCACGAAGGGCGAGGCTTACGTGGTCACCGACGTCGGCCAGCACCAGATGTGGGCGGCCCAGTGGTACGGCTTCTCGAACCCCCGGTCGATGATCACTTCCGGCGGGCTCGGCACCATGGGCTTCGGACTGCCTGCGGCGATCGGCGCCCAGTTCGCCTACCCGGACCGAGAGGTCATCGTGTTCTCGGGCGACGGCAGCATCCAGATGAACATTCAGGAAATGGCCACGGCCGTGGCCTGCGGCCTGCCCATCAAGATCGTGCTGCTGAACAACGGCTACCTCGGCATGGTGCGCCAGTGGCAGGAGCTGTTCTATGCGCAGCGTTACTCTGAAGTGGACCTGCGGGACTCCAACCCGGATTTCGTGAAACTGGCGGAGGCCTACGGCGCCGTGGGTATTCGAGTCTTCAAGGATGAAGAGGTGGAAGGCGCCTGGCTCGAGGCCAGCAAGGTCAAGGACCGCCCCGTGATGCTCGACATGGTGATCGCCGAAGAAGGCAACGTGTATCCCATGATCCCCGCGGGCGCGGCATCCCACGAAATGATCGAAGAATAA
- a CDS encoding tetratricopeptide repeat protein, which yields MARTRRRISRREMKEDRFILWLYEMSSEIDRHWKSLTAAAVLVIACVAGWYYWTNMQTADLVEAGQVFAPGQTAMQDSRYEDAIPIFERVVTEYGGTSVALEATIELANACFQTGDFEKARTYYQTYLDEYGSQDAHFWLAARSGLAACDEEEEKYEEAANQYLALADEDPDSYLAPGFLLDAARCFGAADQKDQARALYDRVVENYESTPYARDARIALTAL from the coding sequence ATGGCAAGAACGAGACGGCGCATCAGCCGTCGTGAGATGAAAGAAGACCGTTTCATTCTCTGGCTGTACGAGATGAGCAGCGAGATCGACAGGCACTGGAAATCGCTCACCGCGGCCGCCGTCCTGGTGATCGCCTGCGTGGCCGGCTGGTATTACTGGACCAACATGCAGACTGCCGACCTGGTGGAGGCGGGCCAGGTATTCGCGCCGGGTCAGACGGCCATGCAGGACAGCCGCTATGAAGATGCCATTCCCATATTCGAGCGGGTCGTGACCGAATACGGCGGCACTTCAGTAGCCCTCGAGGCGACGATCGAGCTGGCTAATGCCTGTTTTCAGACCGGCGATTTCGAAAAGGCGCGCACCTACTACCAGACCTACCTGGACGAATACGGAAGTCAGGACGCGCATTTCTGGCTGGCCGCCCGCTCGGGATTGGCCGCGTGTGACGAAGAGGAAGAGAAGTACGAAGAGGCGGCCAACCAGTATCTCGCCCTGGCGGACGAAGATCCGGATAGCTATCTGGCCCCCGGTTTTCTCCTGGATGCCGCGCGATGTTTCGGGGCCGCCGACCAGAAGGACCAGGCACGGGCCCTGTACGACCGGGTGGTTGAGAATTACGAATCGACGCCCTATGCCCGGGATGCCCGTATCGCGCTGACCGCGCTCTAG
- a CDS encoding alanine--glyoxylate aminotransferase family protein, with translation MKVTNFAPGPTPVPDRVVRKMSAPILTHRSTEFSDLLRQVASGLQHVFQTENDVLVLTASGSGAMEAAVVNLLSPGDRVLAISGGKFGGRWVELCATYGIDALTLDVEWGKAADPDEVDRILGEQGPFEAVLATHSETSTGVLHDIEALGRVARGHGCYLVVDAISGLGANELRTDDWHVDIALTGSQKALMIPPGLAFISVSERAWQRIEESRQPSYYLNLKRARDSFAKGLTPYTPAVSLLMGLAESLRMMTELGLEEIYRIHERNALVTRAGVGALGLDLFARRPSNVLTSVVMPPGIDGSDLLKTIKQECGVTIANGMDHYRGKYIRIAHLGYNVAPSDMIVALTALEHGLGQHGYAFESGSGVAAAERVIGETA, from the coding sequence GTGAAGGTTACCAACTTTGCCCCCGGACCCACGCCGGTTCCCGACCGGGTCGTCCGGAAGATGTCGGCACCGATCCTCACCCACCGTTCCACCGAATTCAGCGACCTGCTCAGGCAAGTCGCCTCAGGGCTTCAGCACGTTTTCCAGACGGAGAACGACGTGCTCGTGCTCACGGCATCCGGCAGCGGCGCCATGGAGGCCGCGGTCGTCAACCTGCTTTCGCCGGGTGACCGGGTGCTGGCGATCAGCGGCGGTAAATTCGGCGGCAGGTGGGTCGAACTGTGCGCGACCTACGGCATCGACGCCCTGACGCTCGATGTGGAGTGGGGTAAGGCCGCGGATCCCGATGAAGTCGACCGTATCCTGGGGGAACAGGGACCCTTCGAAGCGGTGCTGGCCACCCACAGCGAGACCTCGACGGGCGTGCTCCACGACATCGAAGCCCTGGGCAGGGTCGCCCGCGGTCACGGCTGCTACCTGGTCGTGGATGCCATCAGCGGCCTGGGCGCCAATGAACTAAGGACGGACGACTGGCACGTCGACATCGCCCTCACGGGTTCGCAGAAAGCGCTTATGATCCCGCCCGGACTGGCCTTCATCAGCGTCAGCGAGCGCGCGTGGCAGCGTATCGAAGAAAGCCGCCAGCCTTCCTACTATCTGAACCTGAAACGGGCCAGGGATTCGTTCGCGAAGGGACTTACGCCCTATACGCCGGCCGTATCGCTGCTCATGGGACTGGCCGAGTCGCTGAGGATGATGACGGAACTCGGCCTGGAGGAAATCTACCGGATTCACGAGCGGAACGCCCTGGTGACCCGCGCGGGTGTCGGGGCCCTTGGCCTGGATCTCTTCGCGCGCAGGCCGTCCAACGTGCTGACCTCGGTCGTCATGCCGCCCGGTATCGACGGTTCGGATTTGCTGAAGACGATCAAGCAGGAGTGCGGCGTGACCATCGCCAACGGGATGGATCACTACAGGGGCAAGTACATACGCATCGCCCACCTGGGCTACAACGTGGCCCCGTCGGACATGATCGTCGCCCTTACGGCCCTCGAGCACGGGCTCGGCCAGCACGGGTATGCGTTCGAGTCCGGCTCAGGCGTGGCCGCGGCGGAGCGGGTGATTGGGGAGACGGCGTGA
- a CDS encoding DUF4097 family beta strand repeat protein yields MNAADQGEAIMKFTMKLGICTFGVLLFAQQALAQQALALAEDQNRATGNRMETFQVESDGRLDLNTRAGDITISTWSKNEAVVNVQGIPSSGADDLRIRYEGGILRVDYDPRGWSMNRRRGLRFKIDLPSDFDLDLRTGGGDIEVVGNLGGDVRSHTSGGDVTLRDIGGDVELTTSGGDIRVGTVGGDVHLQTSGGDIRVEKASADLDVQTSGGDIRIGHVGNTLEAQTSGGDITIEYVGGKARITTSGGDIEIGELSGNARITTAGGDIELRDAKGELQVKTAGGELELLNVTGSIDARTAGGEILAEITPDGSKGSSLVSAGGDIVLYVDPEAKATIEARIHVDKRHSFGLVHLRTPQGEDEAIVVEMPGIPSINLDQSDIEIDEEKLQEIIDKLTQSVNEAVQLSAEEAQRLLQELQRDLQTAQRELQAAQKKKVESQKKMIQVRNRARGILRYKIRSDFEEERYEEDEEKGEISATYMLNGGGTRIWVETSDSNIEICELDR; encoded by the coding sequence ATGAATGCGGCCGACCAAGGAGAAGCGATCATGAAATTTACCATGAAATTAGGGATATGTACCTTCGGCGTCTTGCTGTTTGCGCAGCAAGCCCTGGCGCAGCAAGCCCTGGCGCTCGCGGAGGATCAGAACCGGGCTACGGGGAACCGGATGGAGACCTTCCAGGTGGAAAGTGACGGCCGGCTCGACCTGAACACCCGGGCGGGCGATATCACGATCTCCACGTGGAGTAAGAACGAAGCGGTCGTGAACGTTCAAGGCATCCCGTCAAGCGGCGCGGATGATCTGAGAATACGTTACGAAGGGGGCATACTGCGCGTCGATTACGACCCCAGGGGATGGTCGATGAATCGGAGAAGGGGCCTGCGTTTCAAAATCGATCTGCCGTCGGATTTCGACCTGGACCTGCGCACCGGCGGAGGTGACATCGAGGTTGTGGGCAACCTCGGTGGAGACGTGAGAAGCCATACTTCGGGCGGCGACGTGACGCTCCGGGATATCGGCGGTGACGTTGAGCTGACCACGTCCGGCGGCGACATCCGGGTGGGCACGGTTGGCGGCGACGTTCACCTGCAAACGTCGGGGGGCGATATCCGGGTCGAGAAGGCCTCGGCTGACCTGGACGTCCAAACCTCCGGCGGCGACATCCGGATCGGGCACGTCGGCAATACGCTGGAAGCCCAGACTTCCGGTGGGGACATCACCATAGAGTACGTAGGCGGAAAGGCCCGTATCACGACCTCCGGCGGCGATATCGAGATCGGCGAACTGTCGGGGAACGCCCGAATCACCACGGCCGGCGGCGATATCGAGCTTCGCGACGCAAAGGGTGAATTGCAGGTGAAAACCGCAGGGGGCGAGTTGGAGCTTCTGAACGTAACGGGATCGATCGACGCGCGTACCGCGGGCGGCGAGATCCTGGCTGAAATCACTCCAGATGGATCAAAGGGCAGCTCGCTTGTTTCGGCCGGCGGCGACATCGTACTCTACGTGGACCCGGAAGCGAAGGCGACCATCGAAGCGCGGATCCACGTTGACAAAAGACACAGTTTCGGTTTAGTACACCTGCGCACTCCTCAAGGTGAAGACGAAGCTATAGTTGTCGAAATGCCCGGTATACCGTCGATTAACCTGGATCAGTCTGATATAGAGATCGACGAGGAAAAGTTGCAGGAGATTATCGATAAGCTGACGCAAAGTGTGAACGAGGCCGTACAGTTGTCGGCCGAAGAGGCGCAACGGCTCCTGCAAGAGTTACAACGGGATCTGCAGACAGCACAGAGAGAATTACAGGCTGCTCAGAAGAAAAAGGTCGAATCGCAGAAGAAGATGATCCAGGTCCGCAACAGAGCCAGAGGCATCCTGCGATACAAGATTCGGTCCGATTTCGAAGAGGAGCGCTACGAGGAAGACGAGGAAAAAGGGGAGATTAGCGCTACGTACATGCTTAACGGTGGCGGCACCAGGATCTGGGTCGAGACCAGCGACAGCAACATTGAGATCTGTGAGCTGGATAGATAA